One stretch of Caloenas nicobarica isolate bCalNic1 chromosome 2, bCalNic1.hap1, whole genome shotgun sequence DNA includes these proteins:
- the LOC135985260 gene encoding ovalbumin-related protein Y-like isoform X2 gives MGSISVANAEFCFDVYKEVKVQHPNDNVFYSSLSIISALAMVYLGARGNTQSQMEKVLHFDNVTGVGDAIDSQVEKPQCGSSEHIHNSLKDLLSDIVRRNASYSLEIAEKLFIEKTYPIVPEYLKCAKKFYKAELEEVNFKTAAEEAKQLINSWVEKESEGRIQNFLEPGSVDLDTVLVLVNTVYFKGIWKTAFKEEDTQEFPFSVTKQETKPVQMMCQNSTFKLAEVTEEKIKILELPYASGELSMLVLLPDDIADLEKLEDKISFEKLKEWTSPNVMERKRVKVYLPRMKLEEKIKLPPILKVLGMTDLFSPSADLSGISSEKGLKLSEAIHKAYMEVNEEGTEATGSEEVTADIKHSSEFEEFKADHPFLFLIKHNPTDIILFFGKYCSP, from the exons ATGGGATCCATCAGTGTAGCAAATGCAGAATTTTGTTTTGATGTATATAAAGAGGTGAAAGTCCAGCATCCCAACGACAATGTCTTCTATTCCTCCCTGAGCATCATTTCAGCCCTGGCCATGGTCTATCTGGGAGCAAGAGGGAACACTCAGTCTCAGATGGAGAAG GTTCTTCACTTTGATAACGTTACAGGAGTTGGAGACGCTATTGACTCCCAGGTAGAGAA ACCTCAGTGTGGGAGTTCTGAACACATCCACAATTCACTCAAGGATCTCCTCTCAGACATCGTCAGGAGAAATGCTTCATACTCACTTGAGATTGCTGAAAAACTCTTTATTGAAAAAACATACCCCATTGTACCG GAATACTTAAAGTGTGCAAAGAAATTCTacaaagcagagctggaagaagtTAACTTCAAAACAGCTGCAGAGGAAGCAAAACAGCTCATTAATTCCTGGGTGGAGAAAGAGTCAGAGG GAAGGATCCAAAATTTCCTTGAACCAGGCTCTGTTGATCTCGATACTGTACTGGTCCTTGTGAACACCGTTTACTTCAAAGGGATATGGAAGACGGCGTTTAAAGAAGAAGACACTCAGGAATTTCCCTTCAGCGTGACAAAG CAAGAAACCAAACCTGTGCAAATGATGTGTCAGAACAGTACCTTCAAACTGGCAGAGGtaactgaagagaaaattaagatCCTGGAGCTTCCATACGCCAGCGGGGAGCTGAGTATGTTAGTGCTGTTGCCTGATGACATCGCTGATCTGGAGAAG CTTGAGGACAAAATCagctttgaaaaactgaaggagTGGACCAGTCCCAATGtgatggaaaggaagagagtgaAAGTGTACCTCCCACGCAtgaagctggaggaaaaaattaagCTCCCACCTATATTAAAGGTCTTGGGTATGACCGACCTGTTCAGCCCTTCAGCTGATTTGTCTGGCATCTCCTCAGAAAAGGGCCTGAAGTTATCTGAGGCCATCCACAAGGCATACATGGAAGTTAATGAAGAGGGCACTGAAGCCACAGGTTCAGAGGAGGTAACGGCTGACATCAAACATTCCTCTGAGTTTGAAGAGTTTAAGGCTGAccatcctttccttttcttgatcAAACACAATCCAACTGACATCATCCTCTTCTTTGGTAAATATTGTTCCCcctga
- the LOC135985260 gene encoding ovalbumin-related protein Y-like isoform X1 yields MGSISVANAEFCFDVYKEVKVQHPNDNVFYSSLSIISALAMVYLGARGNTQSQMEKVLHFDNVTGVGDAIDSQCGSSEHIHNSLKDLLSDIVRRNASYSLEIAEKLFIEKTYPIVPEYLKCAKKFYKAELEEVNFKTAAEEAKQLINSWVEKESEGRIQNFLEPGSVDLDTVLVLVNTVYFKGIWKTAFKEEDTQEFPFSVTKQETKPVQMMCQNSTFKLAEVTEEKIKILELPYASGELSMLVLLPDDIADLEKLEDKISFEKLKEWTSPNVMERKRVKVYLPRMKLEEKIKLPPILKVLGMTDLFSPSADLSGISSEKGLKLSEAIHKAYMEVNEEGTEATGSEEVTADIKHSSEFEEFKADHPFLFLIKHNPTDIILFFGKYCSP; encoded by the exons ATGGGATCCATCAGTGTAGCAAATGCAGAATTTTGTTTTGATGTATATAAAGAGGTGAAAGTCCAGCATCCCAACGACAATGTCTTCTATTCCTCCCTGAGCATCATTTCAGCCCTGGCCATGGTCTATCTGGGAGCAAGAGGGAACACTCAGTCTCAGATGGAGAAG GTTCTTCACTTTGATAACGTTACAGGAGTTGGAGACGCTATTGACTCCCAG TGTGGGAGTTCTGAACACATCCACAATTCACTCAAGGATCTCCTCTCAGACATCGTCAGGAGAAATGCTTCATACTCACTTGAGATTGCTGAAAAACTCTTTATTGAAAAAACATACCCCATTGTACCG GAATACTTAAAGTGTGCAAAGAAATTCTacaaagcagagctggaagaagtTAACTTCAAAACAGCTGCAGAGGAAGCAAAACAGCTCATTAATTCCTGGGTGGAGAAAGAGTCAGAGG GAAGGATCCAAAATTTCCTTGAACCAGGCTCTGTTGATCTCGATACTGTACTGGTCCTTGTGAACACCGTTTACTTCAAAGGGATATGGAAGACGGCGTTTAAAGAAGAAGACACTCAGGAATTTCCCTTCAGCGTGACAAAG CAAGAAACCAAACCTGTGCAAATGATGTGTCAGAACAGTACCTTCAAACTGGCAGAGGtaactgaagagaaaattaagatCCTGGAGCTTCCATACGCCAGCGGGGAGCTGAGTATGTTAGTGCTGTTGCCTGATGACATCGCTGATCTGGAGAAG CTTGAGGACAAAATCagctttgaaaaactgaaggagTGGACCAGTCCCAATGtgatggaaaggaagagagtgaAAGTGTACCTCCCACGCAtgaagctggaggaaaaaattaagCTCCCACCTATATTAAAGGTCTTGGGTATGACCGACCTGTTCAGCCCTTCAGCTGATTTGTCTGGCATCTCCTCAGAAAAGGGCCTGAAGTTATCTGAGGCCATCCACAAGGCATACATGGAAGTTAATGAAGAGGGCACTGAAGCCACAGGTTCAGAGGAGGTAACGGCTGACATCAAACATTCCTCTGAGTTTGAAGAGTTTAAGGCTGAccatcctttccttttcttgatcAAACACAATCCAACTGACATCATCCTCTTCTTTGGTAAATATTGTTCCCcctga